Genomic window (Arachis hypogaea cultivar Tifrunner chromosome 13, arahy.Tifrunner.gnm2.J5K5, whole genome shotgun sequence):
AGAAGAGAATGTGGATCGTGAAGAAGAtgcagaagaagatgaagatgaagatgaagagggtgagaagaaagaaaatgatgtTGTTACACCAGTAAAGAGTGCAAGTGGGGGTAGACCTACCAGAGAAAGGAAATCAGTGGAAAGGTACACTGTGTCCTCTCCACACAAGTTCCCTGGTTATGCTGCTACTAAAACTATCTCAATCGACCAGGTAGTCTCGTAGTTTTATGATTCTCGAACAACTCTGGAATTTTTGGATTACTGAAATTGTTTGATTAATTATATGTTATTTGGATTTTAGGGCAATGGCACTCAGCTTAAGGACATCCCAAACGGTACCTCTATTTCATTCTCTGCTTGTTATTTCAGCATCATATCAAAATTCGTGtggatttttttgttaatattttttaaccatGAAGTGAAGGGAATGCGGATTGAACCCTGAAGTGGTAAAAGCATGATGGCCTTGAACTAAAGATTTTGTTTGCAGATTTCTAAGTTGATTGCTTGTTTTTAGTAACATGATTTCCTAAAGAAGTGTTATCAATCAAGATCCTAATAATTTTCAGTGGCTTTCAAGCTATCAAAAAGAAAAGTCGATGATAACTTGCGTAGCCTTCATAGTATACTGTTTGGGAAGAAAGCAAAGGTGACTCATCaactcttttcttccactcatgTTGGCAATTCTTATAAATCCCATTCTAGATTTTCTTTGCTTTGTGATTGACATGCTTTCTGATGTAGGCACACACTTTAAAGAGAAACATAGGCATGTTTTCTGGCTATGTGTGGGCAGAAAATGAGGTACAATTGCACTATATACTGAGCTATTGGCATATTGCCTCTTTTATATCCCTAATTATGCAGATGATCTTATTTAATCTTCTGTGCATGTTGTTATACATGTTTTTCCTCAACATTTTAGAAATGGAGGCTGTGTGTAATGACAAACTTATATCAGTTATATGTATTAAACATACAATGGTTTTATTTACTGGCAGGAAAAACAGAGGGCCAAGGTAAAAGAGAGGCTTGACAAATGTGTGAAAGAAAAATTGATTGACTTCTGTGATGTGCTCAATCTTCAAATAAACAAGTCCTCTTTGAAGAAGGTAAAAGTTAATCTAATAGTTTTGTATAATTTACCAATTTTGAGGGCTGTCTTCTATTTATAacaaaagaagatgaaaaaaaaatttttgatgggATCATGGAACTCTATTCCAGGAGGAACTGTCTGCAAAGCTGTTGGAGTTTTTGGAATCCCCTCATGCTACAACCGATGTCTTGCTTGCTGATAAAGAAAAGGTTTTAACTTTCTGGCATTATTTTGCATggatttattattggttgtgaCTGGTGGAAGTTGTGGTATAAAATTAATCTTATTAGTACTTTCATAACTCATATCATTAAAGTTTCCTTCTTATTAATCATGTGTGCCTTTTATTGGTGTCACTTTATCCTGATCcattatatgattaatttgttttagtttgttttccttttcttgttttttttaataCCTCCTTCATTACAGAAAGGTAAAAAGCGTGCAAAAAAGAAAACTCCAAGAAAATCTTCTGGTGGTGCTGCTGAAAACCCTTCGAAGGTGTGTTCTTATGCTATGCTACCTTGCTTCACATCTGTTATGCACTAGCCTTTGATTGGTATTCTCTTTCATTAAAACCCTAGCAATAAATGTCTAACTCTTCATGTTGCATTTGATGTGATTTATGGTAATTGTTTGAGTTATTGTCCTTTGAAATTTTCTGTTCTTTTTATGCTGTATTGAACTTTGTCTTTCTGTAAgttttgatttgataattttatttttctactgttCTTTCTCATCctgttttaaatagaaaaatgttTCTCTTTTAGAAGCAAAAGCAAAGTTCAAAAAATGGGAAAAAGCGAAAGCAGTCTTCTGACAGTGAGGAAAATGATACAACCGAACCTTCAGATGCAACAAACAGTTCTCAGGAAGATGAGGATGATGGTGAAAATGTTTCAGTCCCAAAAAGTGAAAGTGACTGTGAGGTTCAGGAAAGTCAATCTGATgaagaggaaaataaaaatacttcAGAGAAAACTGTGAACGAGGATCACTCTACACCAGCCAAGAAAACCTCTCCTGAAAAGGTTGCCAAGAGCAATGACAAAATGCCAAAAAAATCAACTTCTGCGTCCAAGAGACAGAAAACTGATGGTGAAAGCAGGGAGAGTAAGCAAAAGATTGCAAACGAAAATGAAACAGGCAAATCTTCAAAGTCAGTGTCTAAGGATCAAGGTACTATGTTCCTTGCACATGCATTAGTGGCAGTGGTCATAGTCTGTTGGTTGCTCAAAAGTTAAATCAATTTTGTTCTTTATAAGTTTTGTCAGTCTCTTTGAAATTTACCTGCTGCTTATATACTCCCTATAGTTGGATAAGTTATTTGAGTCATGAGAATTTTTTAATTCTAGAGGATCGAATTTGCTATTAAATATGCATGTTTTCAACTGTTATTTGTACTTACCAATTCCAAGCCAGTAATGGCAGGACAAGGCAACATCAGTAAGAAAGCAAATGCAGAACCTACTAAGGAGGATATGCATGCAGTGGTTGTTAATATGTTGAAGGAAGTTGATTTCAACACTGTCagtaatgttattttgttttcattggtttgtttaaatttcatatgcttttattttttatttttgttattattttaaaataattctaCGAACATTGATGCAGGCAACTTTATCTGATATCCTCAAGAAACTTGGTATGACCATTTTATACTTGCTGATTCTCTTCCGGAAATTAACTGAAGTTATTTCTTGAAAGTTAATTTGTTGCGAAATGTTGACAGGTACTCATTTTGGATTGGATTTAATGCATAGAAAAGCTGAGGTAAAAGATATAATTACAGATGTAATCAATAACATGTCTGACGAGGAAAATGAAAATggagatgatgaagatgaagataatgcatgattatacctCAGAAAATAATCTTAATTTTGTGCAGAAATCACATGCATGTGGTTTATTTTACTGCTGGCTTTGCTGATCTTAGGCTTTAGTAGATTGTATTTTGTGATCCGTTTTCATTAGTTAGGTTGAATTGTCCTCGAGTTAGGCTAGATTTACTCCCTTTCCTTGTGTTTATTATGTAACCTGATATTATATATACtatattgttaaattattttaaaatatgtaGTATTTTGTCGTTTGGCACATTTTGGCGAGGTTTTGGAAACCGAACTGATCGAGTGACTTGTTTAATAGTTTAATGGTTCAATTGTGAAACCGTgattaaattggtttaattaaatttaaattaaaattgttaaaaattagtagtatataattttaattatttaaattcaatcatttatatattaataaaatttaaaattttataattttatataataatttaattatagtttattattaaaattcataaacaaattcaaacattaaaatttactattaaaaaaaatcaaaatgtacataattttaaaattttataatcttaatatatcaaaatgtacatcatatctattttataCCAATAAATATTTACAGTCAATAAAATTACCAATTAATAAATATGTTGGTATtactaatttaatcaataaattttaaaattttaattcctaATATATCAAGGGTTGGCAATTCATACCTTATCTGTAGGTATCCAACTTGACCCAACCCATTCGGGTAGGGTAGAGCTCAGTTCGGGTATTCTTGcgggtagggtacgggtttagggtgtatcTTATCCTATTCTACTCGCACTCCATAtataacatattttataaaaattaggtaaATAGTGAAGGAGGTGGAGTTAAACCTATAACCTCCCTCATGTAATGACTTGCAATAAATGCGCaaccactaaactagttagttaatttagtaatttagagcgttagtttatttttatcttattaatatgtgtgaaatttggaatgattgaattttatatttgttttgaaaaaactaatatttctgcgggtagggtaggatatgagggtttagaattttagggtgcgggtagggttagggttgagagatttttaacctgcgggtagggttagggtagagtccaaaccctaccctaccctatccaTTGCCAGCACTAGTTGTACGGTGTCACTGTCACAGAAAATGACAACACCGAAATCAAAACGAACCTTCCCACCAGTAACATAATGCAACGAAAACTCTCCATCATCGCTCGGAGAATTCGTAGCTGCGGATCTCGATAGAACCTTGCTTATCTCCTGTTGCTCTGTCCCTTCGTGCTAGTCGCCATCGAGATTGGCATCCTGCTCCGCGGCCTCATTCTCCTCCTCTCTATCCCGTTCGTCATCATTGCATATCTCTTCATCTCTGAAGTCATTGGAATCCAGATCCTCATCTTCATCTCTTTCACTGGACTCAAGATCTCATTATAATATTACGATTTTGAAGTTTTGGAATTAATATTTTGGTGATTTTCTCTGTTAAAGTTAGGGTTCTTCAGaaggagattttgaatttgagagagagaaaggaggaggGGTGCTCCGTGTTCTGCTTGAGctggattttttttctttccgaTAAAACGACGCTGTTTTTGGGGGTGGTAGCAAACCGGAAGTTTAAAAACCGGTCCGATTTAGTTAGTTTATTAGTTACCCGCTGATTTGATTGATTTTTCTATTGGATTTTTAGAGTGGTTTTAGAAATTAACCAGACTGACTAGAGGATCGGTTCCTAATTAttcggtcgaaccggccggtccgattCGGTTATAAAATATTACATTTTGACATAAATGTTTATAAACATTATTTATagaaaacattatatattaatgaTGAGATTTGTTAACAATTAATAATTATGATAAAATGTCAATAATTATAAAGTTTTACATTAAATAGGAAATATTCATGTATATtagcattttcattttcatttcataAATATTTGTTTGactaataatttaatattgtAGTTTTTATAACTAAATTGGATGGTTTGATCAGCTAATTAGAAATTGGCCATTAAATTtgaatgtttttattagtttagaGGATGAGGGTTGAATTTAtggcttttttttaaatttgattaattttgccTCAAACCAGAAAGAGAAACTTAGCTTCTGTTCTGTCTACGAGATGGATTATATaggagacaatttcattttgtctcataaatcctaaaaaacaGAATCAGTGTAGGGAAAAAGATGACACAGTCATGTATCTTGGTTCAGTTGCCTCATGTAATATAacttacatccagtctccactagAATAGCGGTAGAATTTCCATTATCATATGAAATATTACATACATCAATTCCCTAGAattctacccaatcctatctgggacaaatcaaGTTTTTAACCCAAACCAGATTTGACTAGGAACTCACCCTAGCTTTTAATAGCAAAGTGTTCATCCAACTTGCAAGGTTTACAACTCAGAAATCAGAAACAAAAGAGAAATACAAACAAAGGAGATAAGaaataaatcttatcttttctctccAAGTTTTTCTTTATGCATTTTttctcattggctttttcttaatGGCTCTCTTTTATGCCTTCTGAATAGAAACAAAGAAAGACATAACATACAAAAAGAATACTCAATGATAAACCATGAAAGAGATGATGTTGCACAGCTTTAATATTATAAGTTGAACCTGAtttagcactctctgatgaagcTCTTCATCTTAGCAGAATATTTTTTTGATGTAGAAACACTGTCCAAAATATTCAACTCTCAAAGGGAAGCTCTCAATGAAACTCAAAACTCTGGTTCTCTCTCATTGCTTACAAACTAAAGTGATTTTCTTATTTGTATAAGCTCTGTTTTTCTACTAGGTTCTTCTTCACAAGTCAGCTCCTTAATTCTTGAATCTAGAGCTAACTGAggtcttttttcttctttctttcatcATCCCCAAAAATCAGGGATTTTTTATTAGAGACAAGTAATGCAGCTTCCTTGAAAACAGATCCTCAATGGATTTGATAAATCTAAGCCTTTAATCTTGTACTTTGTCTCCAAGAAACAATATTATCCATTGATTTACAGCGGAAAAAATTGCCTTCATTTTTCTCCATATTTCCCGAAATGGTAATGTAGAGGGAAGAAGATATCATCAAACGATTTTCTTGCATCTAAATGGAAACAAATTATGTTTTTCTTCtaattgtgttttgattagacaactacttttctttcttttgatttGGTGCCTAATGAGAGGTAGAACAACTTTTTCTTCTTAGATGTTTGGTGATAGAATGAGAAAGTGAGTTCCTCTTTCTTCTCTGGGTATTACCCGAAGCAACATAGCATTCTAACTTAAGGTTGCTTTCCTTTATTCTGATTGGCATTGGGTTGGGTAATGGACTCATTTTTCAATTTGCAGTCTTAAGAGCACTTGGTCTTTCTAGTTGGGCTCCTTGGCTTGTTTGATTTGGACTATACTATGATCATGGGGCTGCATATACTAAACATCACATCAACAACACACTTGGGTTATCAACCCAAAATAAATTTATGTTTGTCATCaccgaaattattattattgtttgctaaactcaacaatctctcccTTAATGACAATcataatttaatgataaaattaagGAAGATTAAATACAAACTTCAGATTAGAGACTTCCCTTTGATGATATCTTTTGAGATGTGATCAGCTCCCCCTTTCTTTCACAAAGGTAGCTCCCCCTTAATGTGAGCTTTTCAACCAACAACACTTATGTCTTATTTGCATACATATCAGAAGTTATAGAGCATGATCAACTCAGCAACAAGTCATATCAAATAAGCAACAATTAATGATCAAAATATCATAAGTTCTTATATCAGAACAATTTTTTCATTCAGCAATTAAAACTTCAAAGCATCAGAGGATGCATTTAATCATCAAACCATTTAAAACATCAGTTTCATCAAATTAAGATGATCACCAAAGCATTCAAAACATGTAGTTTTCAACAATTCACATTCATCTACCTTCTACTCTaactacactacaagaaaaagcaatatttgtaacaaaaaaatttgttacaaaaaaccagaattttgaaacaaaaggaatttgtaacaaaaaaaagggGCTGTTGCAGTATGTCctgttacaaaaaatttttgtaacaaaaaatgaaactgtTGCAATTCAaaacaatattttgtaacaaatttttttgatacaaaaatcaaaattcgttacaaaagtgataacaaattttgatctttaaaatatttttggtgacaatatattttttcttatcataaaattttgttacaaaagcacaatattttgtaacaattttttttaatacaaattacataatttatcaaattaattttttaattaattgatatattaaATACTTTACTGAGCAagtcaatatttatataatatgtaaaaacatagataattcaaacatttttcatttaactaaaatta
Coding sequences:
- the LOC112732864 gene encoding DEK domain-containing chromatin-associated protein 1 isoform X1 → MATETLDAPKPQPLAPNGDAPTKAEADQHEIQDEEQQHDKEISDDLPEQKNCGQLEENVDREEDAEEDEDEDEEGEKKENDVVTPVKSASGGRPTRERKSVERYTVSSPHKFPGYAATKTISIDQGNGTQLKDIPNVAFKLSKRKVDDNLRSLHSILFGKKAKAHTLKRNIGMFSGYVWAENEEKQRAKVKERLDKCVKEKLIDFCDVLNLQINKSSLKKEELSAKLLEFLESPHATTDVLLADKEKKGKKRAKKKTPRKSSGGAAENPSKKQKQSSKNGKKRKQSSDSEENDTTEPSDATNSSQEDEDDGENVSVPKSESDCEVQESQSDEEENKNTSEKTVNEDHSTPAKKTSPEKVAKSNDKMPKKSTSASKRQKTDGESRESKQKIANENETGKSSKSVSKDQVMAGQGNISKKANAEPTKEDMHAVVVNMLKEVDFNTATLSDILKKLGTHFGLDLMHRKAEVKDIITDVINNMSDEENENGDDEDEDNA
- the LOC112732864 gene encoding DEK domain-containing chromatin-associated protein 1 isoform X2, with protein sequence MATETLDAPKPQPLAPNGDAPTKAEADQHEIQDEEQQHDKEISDDLPEQKNCGQLEENVDREEDAEEDEDEDEEGEKKENDVVTPVKSASGGRPTRERKSVERYTVSSPHKFPGYAATKTISIDQGNGTQLKDIPNVAFKLSKRKVDDNLRSLHSILFGKKAKAHTLKRNIGMFSGYVWAENEEKQRAKVKERLDKCVKEKLIDFCDVLNLQINKSSLKKEELSAKLLEFLESPHATTDVLLADKEKKGKKRAKKKTPRKSSGGAAENPSKKQKQSSKNGKKRKQSSDSEENDTTEPSDATNSSQEDEDDGENVSVPKSESDCEVQESQSDEEENKNTSEKTVNEDHSTPAKKTSPEKVAKSNDKMPKKSTSASKRQKTDGESRESKQKIANENETGKSSKSVSKDQGQGNISKKANAEPTKEDMHAVVVNMLKEVDFNTATLSDILKKLGTHFGLDLMHRKAEVKDIITDVINNMSDEENENGDDEDEDNA